The Mycolicibacterium flavescens genome has a segment encoding these proteins:
- a CDS encoding virulence factor Mce family protein, translating into MMIAHKWRRFARRAIALSAIALVLSSCSSWKGIANVPLPGGPGTGPDSTTIYVQMPDTLALNVNSRVRVADVYVGRVRAIELKNWVATLTLDLQPDIELPKNALARIGQTSLLGSQHVELEPPPNPSPEPLRDGDTIPLANASAYPSTERVLASIASILQGGGVQNLEVIQTEIFNVLNGRADQIREFLNKLDTFTDELNKQRQDITRAIDSTDRLLSVVAQRNDTLDRVLTEFPPLIKHFADTRDLFADAVEALGRISRATNDYLGPASDDLNRNLAALQRPLKQLGRASPYLIGALKLMLTAPFSIENVPKVVRGDYLNVSLMVDLTLSAVDNGILSGTGVSGMLRALEQAWGRDPATMIPDVRFTPNPHNAPNGPLVERGE; encoded by the coding sequence ATGATGATCGCGCACAAGTGGAGAAGGTTCGCCCGTCGCGCCATCGCACTGAGCGCGATCGCGCTGGTGCTCAGTTCGTGCAGTTCCTGGAAGGGAATCGCGAACGTGCCGCTGCCGGGCGGCCCGGGCACGGGCCCGGACAGCACGACCATCTACGTGCAGATGCCGGACACCTTGGCGCTCAACGTCAACAGCCGCGTGCGCGTGGCCGACGTCTATGTCGGCCGCGTCCGTGCCATCGAACTGAAGAACTGGGTCGCGACGCTGACCCTGGATCTGCAGCCCGACATCGAGTTGCCCAAGAACGCACTGGCCCGCATCGGCCAAACCAGCCTCTTGGGTTCACAGCACGTCGAGTTGGAACCCCCGCCGAACCCGTCACCGGAACCGTTGCGCGACGGCGACACCATCCCACTCGCGAATGCGTCGGCCTACCCCTCCACCGAACGCGTGCTCGCCAGCATCGCGTCCATCCTGCAGGGCGGCGGAGTGCAGAACCTCGAGGTCATCCAGACCGAGATCTTCAACGTGCTCAACGGTCGGGCCGACCAGATCCGCGAGTTCCTGAACAAGCTGGACACGTTCACCGACGAACTGAACAAGCAGCGCCAGGACATCACCCGCGCGATCGATTCCACCGACCGGTTGCTGTCGGTCGTCGCGCAGCGCAACGACACCCTCGACCGCGTCCTGACCGAGTTCCCGCCGCTGATAAAGCATTTCGCGGACACCCGCGACCTGTTCGCCGACGCCGTCGAGGCGCTCGGGCGCATCAGCCGGGCGACCAACGACTACCTGGGACCGGCCAGCGACGACCTGAACAGAAACCTGGCCGCCCTGCAGCGACCGCTCAAGCAACTGGGCCGGGCTTCGCCGTACCTGATCGGAGCGCTGAAGTTGATGCTCACCGCGCCGTTCTCGATCGAGAACGTGCCGAAGGTCGTGCGTGGCGACTACCTCAACGTGTCGCTGATGGTCGACCTGACACTGTCCGCGGTCGACAACGGCATCCTGTCCGGCACCGGAGTCTCGGGCATGCTGCGTGCACTCGAGCAGGCCTGGGGTCGTGATCCGGCGACGATGATCCCGGATGTGAGGTTCACCCCGAACCCGCACAACGCTCCGAACGGTCCGTTGGTGGAACGTGGTGAATGA
- the mlaE_1 gene encoding organic solvents resistance ABC transporter permease — protein sequence MTASTGVVGYVRDQVRPGLEAVGGFVRMCVLVGKALLKPPFQWREFILQSWFLMRVAFLPTLAVSIPLTVLLIFTLNILLAEFGAADVSGAGAAIGAVTQLGPLVTVLVVAGAGSTAICADLGARTIREEIDALEVLGIDPIHRLVVPRVVASTFVALLLNGAVITVGLVGGFIFGVYLQNVSAGAYVSTLTLITGLPEVLISIIKAMTFGLIAGLVGCYRGLTVAGGAKGVGTAVNETLVLCVIALFAVNVVLTTIGVRFGTGS from the coding sequence GTGACGGCGTCGACCGGCGTTGTCGGTTACGTACGCGATCAGGTCAGACCCGGCCTGGAGGCGGTCGGCGGCTTCGTGCGCATGTGCGTTCTCGTCGGTAAGGCACTGCTCAAGCCGCCGTTCCAGTGGCGCGAGTTCATCCTGCAGAGCTGGTTTTTGATGCGGGTCGCGTTCCTGCCGACGCTGGCGGTCTCCATCCCGTTGACCGTGCTGCTGATCTTCACGCTCAACATCCTGTTGGCCGAGTTCGGCGCCGCCGACGTCTCCGGTGCGGGGGCGGCCATCGGCGCCGTCACGCAGCTCGGGCCACTGGTGACGGTGCTCGTGGTCGCCGGGGCGGGCTCGACCGCCATCTGCGCAGACCTGGGAGCGCGCACCATCCGCGAGGAGATCGACGCGCTCGAGGTGCTTGGGATCGACCCGATCCACCGGCTGGTGGTGCCCCGCGTCGTCGCCTCCACCTTCGTCGCCTTGTTGCTCAACGGCGCGGTGATCACGGTCGGCCTGGTCGGTGGCTTCATCTTCGGCGTCTACCTGCAAAACGTCTCGGCGGGCGCGTACGTCTCGACGCTGACCCTGATCACCGGACTGCCCGAGGTCCTCATCTCGATCATCAAGGCCATGACGTTCGGTCTGATCGCCGGCCTGGTTGGCTGTTATCGCGGCCTGACGGTCGCCGGTGGCGCGAAGGGCGTCGGCACCGCGGTCAACGAGACCCTGGTGCTCTGCGTCATCGCGCTGTTCGCGGTCAACGTGGTCCTGACCACGATCGGTGTTCGGTTCGGAACAGGGAGCTGA
- a CDS encoding virulence factor Mce family protein: protein MKITGTAIKLGAFSLVLLLFTAIIVVVFGQVRFDRTTGYTAIFSSASGLRSGQFVRASGVEVGKVSKVELTNGGTQAKVEFDVDRSLPLFEGTTASVRYLNLIGDRYLELKRGDSDKRMPAGATIPIERTHPALDLDALIGGFRPVFRALDPEKVNEIAHSIITVFQGQGGTINDILDQTASLTSALADRDQAIGEVIRNLNTVLDTTVRHQSELDQTVQDFEKLITGLKNRADPVASSVADISDAAGTVADLLADNRPLLQSTVGHLEAVQQPLVDQREQLNDILTRLPTAFKIIGRAGGIYGDFFNFYACDISLRLNGLQPGGPVRTVKLFSQPSGRCTPQ, encoded by the coding sequence ATGAAAATCACCGGTACCGCCATCAAGCTCGGCGCCTTCTCACTGGTGCTGCTGCTGTTCACCGCGATCATCGTGGTGGTGTTCGGCCAGGTGCGCTTCGACCGCACCACCGGCTACACCGCGATCTTCTCGAGCGCCAGCGGCCTTCGCTCCGGACAGTTCGTCCGCGCTTCGGGTGTAGAGGTCGGCAAGGTGTCGAAGGTCGAGCTGACCAACGGCGGTACCCAGGCCAAGGTCGAGTTCGACGTCGACCGGTCGCTGCCCTTGTTCGAGGGCACCACCGCCTCGGTGCGCTATCTGAACCTGATCGGCGACCGGTACCTGGAACTCAAGCGCGGCGACAGTGACAAGCGGATGCCCGCCGGCGCCACCATCCCGATCGAGCGCACCCATCCCGCGCTGGATCTCGACGCGCTGATCGGCGGGTTCCGGCCGGTGTTCCGGGCGCTGGATCCCGAGAAGGTCAACGAGATCGCCCATTCGATCATCACCGTCTTCCAGGGTCAGGGCGGCACCATCAACGACATCCTCGACCAGACGGCCTCGCTGACCTCGGCGCTGGCCGACCGTGACCAGGCCATCGGCGAGGTCATCAGGAACCTCAACACCGTGCTGGACACCACCGTCAGGCACCAGTCGGAGTTGGACCAGACCGTGCAGGACTTCGAAAAGCTGATCACCGGCTTGAAGAACCGCGCGGATCCGGTCGCCAGCTCGGTGGCCGACATCAGCGACGCGGCGGGAACCGTCGCCGATCTGCTCGCCGACAACCGGCCGCTGCTGCAGAGCACCGTCGGTCACCTCGAGGCCGTGCAGCAGCCGCTGGTGGACCAGAGGGAGCAGTTGAACGACATCCTCACCAGGCTGCCGACGGCGTTCAAGATCATCGGGCGCGCCGGCGGCATCTACGGCGACTTCTTCAACTTCTACGCCTGCGACATCTCGCTTCGCCTCAACGGGCTCCAGCCGGGTGGCCCCGTCCGGACTGTCAAACTGTTCAGCCAGCCGTCGGGTAGGTGCACGCCGCAATGA
- a CDS encoding virulence factor Mce family protein: MRTLEGSNRVRGGLMGIIILIIVIGVGQSFASVPMLFATPTYYAEFSDTGGITKGDKVRIAGVDVGLVRDMEIAGDRVRIGFSLDGTQIGTASRAAIRTDTILGRRNIEIEPRGSDPLRANGVLPLGQTTTPYQIYDAFFDVTKAASDWDTQTVRESLNVLSETIDQTYPHLSAALDGVARFSDTIGKRDEDIKKLLANANKIAGILGSRSEQINRLLVNAQTLLGAINERQYAVSMLLERVGAFSEQVKGFIDDNPNLNRVLEQLRVVSDVLKERRFDLMDTLVTTASFVASLGEAVASGPYFKVMLVNLLPGQILQPFVDAAFKKRGIDPEKFWRDAGLPAWRFPDPNAQGFENGAPPPGPAVLEGTPENPGPGVLKGSPCSYTPPADGLPRPGDPLPCADLSVGPFGGPVYGPPNVATSDPNVHGPQPSPGVPAAAIPGQIPPNVPGAHGQLPPAPPGARTVPVGPMPPQPPDFTPGIAPLPPALPAPAVPGPGQQLAPAGQPPLPGNPPFLPPGSQQG, encoded by the coding sequence ATGAGGACGCTCGAAGGGTCGAACCGGGTCCGTGGTGGCCTGATGGGCATCATCATCCTGATCATCGTGATCGGGGTGGGGCAGAGCTTCGCCAGCGTGCCCATGCTGTTCGCGACACCCACCTATTACGCGGAGTTCTCCGACACCGGCGGCATCACCAAGGGCGACAAGGTGCGCATCGCGGGCGTCGACGTCGGCCTCGTGCGCGACATGGAGATCGCGGGCGACAGGGTCAGGATCGGCTTCTCGCTCGACGGCACGCAGATCGGCACGGCCAGCCGCGCCGCGATCCGCACCGACACCATCCTCGGCCGCCGCAACATCGAGATCGAGCCGCGCGGATCCGATCCGCTGCGTGCCAACGGCGTGCTTCCGCTCGGCCAGACCACGACGCCGTATCAGATTTACGACGCGTTCTTCGACGTCACCAAGGCTGCTTCCGATTGGGACACCCAGACGGTGCGCGAATCGCTGAACGTGCTCTCGGAGACCATCGACCAGACCTATCCGCACCTGAGCGCCGCGCTCGACGGGGTGGCCCGCTTCTCCGACACCATCGGCAAGCGCGATGAGGACATCAAGAAGCTGCTGGCCAACGCCAACAAGATCGCAGGCATTCTCGGTAGCCGCAGCGAACAGATCAACCGTCTGCTGGTCAACGCCCAGACGCTGCTCGGCGCCATCAACGAGCGCCAGTACGCGGTCAGCATGCTGCTCGAGCGGGTCGGTGCGTTCTCCGAACAGGTCAAGGGCTTCATCGACGACAACCCGAACCTCAACAGGGTGCTCGAACAGTTGCGCGTCGTCAGCGACGTGTTGAAGGAGCGCCGATTCGACCTGATGGACACGCTCGTCACCACCGCCAGCTTCGTGGCGTCGCTGGGTGAAGCGGTCGCATCGGGTCCGTACTTCAAGGTGATGCTCGTCAACCTGCTCCCGGGCCAGATCCTGCAGCCGTTCGTGGACGCCGCCTTCAAGAAGCGCGGGATCGACCCGGAGAAGTTCTGGCGCGATGCGGGCCTGCCCGCGTGGCGGTTCCCGGACCCGAACGCGCAGGGCTTCGAGAACGGCGCCCCGCCGCCGGGACCCGCCGTGCTCGAGGGCACCCCGGAGAACCCGGGACCCGGTGTGCTGAAGGGATCGCCTTGTTCGTATACGCCACCGGCCGACGGTCTTCCGCGGCCCGGCGACCCACTGCCGTGTGCGGACCTTTCCGTGGGTCCGTTCGGTGGACCCGTATACGGTCCGCCCAACGTGGCGACCTCGGATCCGAACGTGCACGGTCCGCAGCCGTCGCCGGGTGTGCCCGCCGCGGCCATCCCGGGCCAGATCCCGCCGAACGTGCCCGGTGCGCACGGCCAGCTTCCGCCCGCACCGCCGGGTGCCCGCACCGTGCCCGTCGGCCCGATGCCCCCGCAACCGCCGGACTTCACCCCCGGTATCGCCCCGCTGCCACCGGCGCTGCCCGCGCCTGCGGTGCCGGGACCAGGACAACAGCTGGCACCCGCGGGCCAGCCGCCGCTTCCAGGGAATCCACCGTTCCTTCCGCCGGGATCGCAGCAGGGTTAG
- a CDS encoding virulence factor Mce family protein, which yields MSTIFNVRNLKLPAVSRATVIIGALIVVLALVAAFVGYNLYKKLTTNAVTAYFSDTLALYPGDKVTIMGVQVGQIDSIQPAGDRMKVTFHYENKFKVPANATASILNPSLVASRNIQLSPPYTGGPVLEDGATIPIDRTQVPVEYDELRDSINRILTDLGPTPEQPKGPFGDIIESAADGFAGKGKQLNATLNNLSEALFALNEGRDDFFGVVKSLALFVNALHQSDQQFVALNNDLAEFTNAFTNTDREVANALQDLDQLLTTTRAFLDENAEVLTHDINNLADVTNAILQPEPRNGLETALHVFPNLGANLMNIVSPVTGGVMGIPVINNFANPLQFVCSSIQAGSRLGYQESAEMCAQYLAPILDAIKFNFPPFGVNQFASAMTLPKHIAYSEPRLQPHPGYKDTTVPGIWSRDTLFSHGNHEPGWVAAPGMQGVDVQPFTANMMTPECLAELLGGPDCAVPGAPPAFGTTRDGNLPGPPNAFDQNNPLPPPWYPQPGPPPPPAPGVIPGDPGGSPLAGPAPAPAAPAPAGPPLPAEAGR from the coding sequence ATGTCGACGATCTTCAACGTCCGAAACCTGAAGCTGCCCGCGGTTTCCCGCGCGACCGTCATCATCGGCGCGTTGATCGTGGTGCTGGCGCTGGTGGCCGCCTTCGTCGGTTACAACCTGTACAAGAAGCTGACGACCAACGCCGTCACCGCCTACTTCAGCGACACCCTTGCGCTGTATCCCGGCGACAAGGTGACGATCATGGGTGTGCAGGTCGGGCAGATCGACTCGATCCAGCCCGCGGGCGACCGCATGAAGGTCACGTTCCATTACGAGAACAAGTTCAAGGTGCCCGCCAACGCGACCGCGTCGATCCTGAACCCGAGCCTGGTGGCGTCGCGCAACATCCAGTTGTCCCCGCCCTACACCGGCGGGCCGGTGCTGGAGGACGGGGCGACCATCCCGATCGACCGCACCCAGGTGCCGGTCGAGTACGACGAACTGCGCGACTCGATCAACCGCATCCTGACCGATCTGGGTCCGACACCGGAACAACCGAAGGGTCCGTTCGGCGACATCATCGAGTCGGCCGCCGACGGCTTCGCCGGGAAGGGCAAGCAACTCAACGCGACGCTGAACAACCTCTCGGAGGCGTTGTTCGCGCTGAACGAGGGCCGCGACGACTTCTTCGGCGTCGTCAAGAGCCTGGCGCTGTTCGTCAATGCGCTGCACCAGAGCGATCAGCAGTTCGTCGCCCTGAACAACGACCTCGCCGAGTTCACGAACGCGTTCACCAACACCGACCGGGAGGTCGCCAACGCGCTGCAGGACCTCGACCAGCTGTTGACCACCACGCGGGCGTTCCTCGACGAGAACGCCGAGGTGCTGACCCATGACATCAACAACCTGGCCGACGTGACCAACGCGATCCTTCAGCCCGAGCCGCGCAACGGCCTGGAGACCGCGCTGCACGTGTTCCCCAACCTCGGGGCGAACCTGATGAACATCGTCTCCCCGGTCACCGGTGGTGTCATGGGCATCCCCGTCATCAACAACTTCGCCAACCCGCTGCAGTTCGTCTGCAGCTCGATCCAAGCGGGTAGCCGACTGGGGTATCAGGAGTCGGCGGAGATGTGTGCGCAGTACCTGGCGCCGATCCTCGACGCGATCAAGTTCAACTTCCCGCCGTTCGGCGTGAACCAGTTCGCCTCGGCGATGACGCTGCCCAAGCACATCGCGTACTCCGAGCCGCGGCTGCAGCCGCATCCGGGATACAAGGACACCACTGTCCCGGGCATCTGGTCGCGCGACACCTTGTTCTCGCACGGCAACCACGAACCGGGCTGGGTCGCCGCGCCGGGCATGCAGGGCGTCGACGTGCAACCCTTCACGGCCAACATGATGACCCCGGAGTGCCTCGCGGAACTGCTGGGCGGGCCCGATTGCGCGGTCCCGGGGGCGCCGCCGGCATTCGGCACCACCCGCGACGGCAACCTGCCCGGCCCGCCGAATGCGTTCGACCAGAACAACCCGCTGCCCCCACCGTGGTACCCGCAGCCCGGTCCGCCACCGCCGCCGGCGCCCGGTGTGATCCCGGGCGATCCGGGTGGGTCGCCACTGGCAGGCCCCGCGCCTGCCCCCGCCGCCCCAGCGCCTGCGGGACCACCGCTACCAGCAGAGGCAGGTAGATGA
- a CDS encoding virulence factor Mce family protein, protein MTAPLNNPRTPPYKLAGLVLSLLAVVGLVLVYMQFRGDFLPREQLTIISARSGLSMDPGAKVTFNGVEIGRVADVQAVNVGDEPKAKILLDVDPKYLELIPKNVDASIDATTVFGNKYINFSSPENPTSQRITSSDVIDVTTVTTEFNTLFETVVSLSEQVDPIKLNQTLSATAEALDGLGDRFGQSIINGNEILTDVNARMPELARDNRLLADLGEVYADAAPDLFDGLENAVTTARTLNEQQGNIDQALMAAVGFGNTGGDVFERGGPYLLRGAEDLVITSELLDEYSPALYCMIRNYHDAEPKVAASLGGNGYSLRTLSELMGAGNPWVYPDNLPRVNAKGGPEGRPGCWQPITRDLWPAPYLVMDTGASIAPYNHFELGQPLLIEYVWGRQIGENTINP, encoded by the coding sequence ATGACCGCCCCCCTCAACAACCCCCGCACCCCGCCCTACAAGCTGGCCGGTCTGGTGCTGAGCCTGCTGGCAGTCGTCGGGCTGGTGCTGGTGTACATGCAGTTCCGCGGCGACTTCCTGCCGCGCGAACAGCTGACGATCATCTCCGCGCGGTCGGGCCTGTCCATGGATCCCGGCGCCAAGGTCACCTTCAACGGCGTCGAGATCGGCCGAGTGGCCGATGTCCAAGCCGTCAACGTCGGCGATGAGCCGAAGGCCAAGATCCTGCTCGACGTAGACCCGAAATACCTCGAGTTGATCCCGAAGAACGTCGACGCCAGCATCGATGCGACCACCGTGTTCGGCAACAAGTACATCAACTTCTCGTCGCCGGAAAACCCGACATCGCAACGCATCACGTCGTCGGACGTGATCGACGTGACCACCGTGACGACGGAGTTCAACACCTTGTTCGAAACGGTCGTGTCGCTCTCTGAGCAGGTCGACCCGATCAAGTTGAACCAGACTCTGAGCGCGACGGCGGAGGCGCTCGACGGGCTGGGCGATCGCTTCGGCCAGTCGATCATCAACGGCAACGAGATCCTCACCGACGTCAACGCCAGGATGCCCGAGCTCGCGCGGGACAACCGGCTGCTGGCCGACCTCGGCGAGGTGTACGCCGACGCGGCGCCCGACCTGTTCGACGGGTTGGAGAACGCGGTCACCACCGCTCGCACGCTCAACGAGCAGCAGGGCAACATCGACCAGGCATTGATGGCCGCCGTCGGGTTCGGCAATACTGGCGGCGACGTCTTCGAGCGCGGGGGCCCATACCTGCTGCGAGGCGCCGAGGACCTCGTCATCACCTCCGAGCTGCTCGACGAGTACAGCCCCGCGCTGTACTGCATGATCCGCAACTACCACGACGCCGAGCCCAAGGTCGCGGCGTCGCTCGGCGGCAATGGTTACTCGCTGAGGACGCTGTCGGAGTTGATGGGCGCCGGCAACCCGTGGGTGTACCCGGACAACCTGCCCCGCGTGAACGCCAAGGGCGGTCCGGAAGGCCGGCCCGGCTGCTGGCAGCCGATCACGCGTGATCTGTGGCCGGCGCCGTACCTGGTCATGGACACCGGTGCGTCGATCGCGCCGTACAACCACTTCGAGTTGGGCCAACCGCTCCTGATCGAGTACGTCTGGGGTCGCCAAATCGGGGAGAACACGATCAACCCATGA
- the mlaE_2 gene encoding organic solvent resistance ABC transporter permease: MSTTTVLRSRFPRGFSRAQSVAGAPARFLDSVGHVAWFIITAVGSIGHALRYYRKETLRLIAEIGMGTGAMAVIGGTVAIVGFVTLSGSSLVAIQGFASLGNIGVEAFTGFFAALINVRIAAPVVAGQALAATVGAGATAELGAMRISEEIDALEVMGIKSISYLVSTRIMAGFIVIIPLYAMAIIMSFLSAQVTTTIFYGQSIGTYEHYFRTFLRPDDVFWSFIQAVIISVIVMLNHCYYGYFASGGPVGVGEAVGRSMRASLVAIVCVVLFASLALYGVDPNFNLTV; this comes from the coding sequence GTGTCGACGACAACGGTCCTGCGTTCTCGGTTTCCGCGGGGGTTCAGCCGTGCCCAAAGCGTCGCCGGCGCACCGGCGCGGTTCCTCGACAGCGTCGGGCACGTCGCGTGGTTCATCATCACCGCGGTCGGGTCGATCGGCCACGCACTGCGTTACTACCGCAAGGAGACGCTGCGCCTGATCGCCGAAATCGGCATGGGCACGGGCGCGATGGCCGTGATCGGCGGCACGGTCGCGATCGTCGGCTTCGTGACACTGTCGGGTTCGTCGCTGGTCGCGATCCAGGGCTTCGCCTCACTGGGCAACATCGGTGTCGAGGCGTTCACCGGCTTCTTCGCCGCATTGATCAACGTGCGCATCGCCGCTCCGGTCGTCGCGGGTCAGGCGCTGGCCGCCACGGTCGGCGCGGGCGCGACCGCCGAGCTGGGCGCGATGCGCATCAGCGAGGAGATCGACGCGCTCGAGGTGATGGGCATCAAGTCGATCTCGTATCTGGTGTCGACGCGGATCATGGCCGGCTTCATCGTGATCATCCCGCTGTACGCGATGGCGATCATCATGAGCTTCTTGTCCGCTCAGGTGACCACTACGATCTTCTACGGCCAGTCGATCGGCACCTACGAGCACTACTTCCGAACGTTCCTGCGTCCCGACGACGTCTTCTGGTCGTTCATCCAGGCAGTGATCATCTCGGTGATCGTGATGCTCAACCACTGCTACTACGGCTACTTCGCCAGCGGCGGCCCGGTGGGCGTCGGCGAGGCCGTCGGTCGCTCGATGCGCGCATCGCTGGTGGCGATCGTCTGTGTGGTCCTGTTCGCCTCGTTGGCGCTCTACGGCGTCGACCCGAACTTCAACCTGACGGTGTAG
- the fadK_1 gene encoding acyl-CoA synthetase: MEQQQVSSLPPPEPDPTTQPYLARRQNWTNQLARHALMQPDATALRHLGKTTTWRELDERVNGLAGALSRRGVSFGDRVLILMLNRTEYVEAFLAVNKLGAVAVPVNFRMTPPEIAYLVSDCQATVVITEAVLATVATAVRDIDSTLTTVIVAGGATENDVLGYDDLITESGEPATVVDIPNDSPALIMYTSGTTGRPKGAVLTHTNIAGQALTFLFTNGADINNDVGFIGVPMFHIAGIGNMIPGLLLGRPTVIYPLGAFNPDELLDVLEAEQVTGIFLVPAQWQAVCAAQKARPRQLRLRVLSWGAAPASDTLLRQMAETFPGTQILAAFGQTEMSPVTCMLLGEDAIRKLGSVGKVIPTVAARVVDEDMNDVPIGQVGEIVYRAPTLMAGYWNNPQATAEAFAGGWFHSGDLVRQDEEGYVWVVDRKKDMIISGGENIYCAEVENALAAHPAIAEVAVIGRPDEKWGEVPVAVVALGAAEQTDLDLRELDAFLDERLARYKHPKAVEVVDALPRNPAGKVLKTELRARFGADRWADAAESSSEGTVSAAPQPN, from the coding sequence CCGACCCCACTACACAGCCGTACCTCGCCCGCAGGCAGAACTGGACGAACCAGCTAGCCCGCCATGCGCTGATGCAGCCCGACGCCACCGCCTTGCGCCACCTCGGCAAGACCACGACCTGGCGTGAGCTCGACGAGCGGGTGAACGGGCTGGCCGGCGCGTTGAGCCGCCGCGGGGTGAGCTTCGGCGACCGGGTGCTGATCCTGATGCTCAACCGCACCGAGTACGTCGAGGCGTTCCTCGCGGTCAACAAGCTCGGTGCGGTCGCGGTACCGGTCAACTTCCGCATGACCCCGCCCGAGATCGCGTACCTGGTCAGTGACTGCCAAGCCACGGTCGTCATCACCGAGGCGGTCCTGGCCACCGTCGCCACCGCGGTCCGCGACATCGACTCGACGCTGACCACCGTCATCGTGGCCGGCGGCGCCACCGAGAACGACGTGCTCGGCTACGACGACCTGATCACCGAGTCCGGTGAGCCGGCGACGGTCGTCGACATCCCCAACGACTCCCCTGCGCTGATCATGTACACCTCCGGCACTACGGGCCGGCCCAAAGGCGCGGTGCTCACCCACACCAACATCGCCGGCCAGGCGCTGACGTTCCTGTTCACCAACGGCGCCGACATCAACAACGACGTCGGGTTCATCGGCGTGCCCATGTTCCACATCGCCGGTATCGGCAACATGATCCCCGGCCTGCTGCTGGGCCGGCCGACGGTCATCTATCCGCTGGGCGCCTTCAATCCGGATGAGCTGCTCGACGTCCTCGAAGCCGAGCAGGTGACCGGGATCTTCCTCGTGCCCGCGCAGTGGCAGGCGGTGTGCGCCGCGCAGAAGGCACGGCCGCGTCAGCTGCGGCTGCGGGTGTTGTCCTGGGGCGCCGCGCCGGCGTCGGACACCCTGCTGCGCCAGATGGCCGAGACCTTCCCCGGCACCCAGATCCTGGCCGCCTTCGGCCAGACGGAGATGTCGCCGGTGACCTGCATGCTGTTGGGCGAGGACGCGATCCGCAAACTCGGATCGGTCGGCAAGGTGATCCCCACCGTCGCGGCGCGTGTGGTCGACGAGGACATGAACGATGTGCCGATCGGTCAGGTCGGCGAGATCGTCTACCGCGCACCGACTCTCATGGCCGGCTACTGGAACAATCCCCAGGCCACCGCCGAAGCGTTTGCTGGCGGGTGGTTTCACTCCGGCGATCTCGTCCGCCAGGACGAGGAGGGCTACGTCTGGGTGGTCGACCGCAAGAAGGACATGATCATCTCCGGCGGAGAGAACATCTACTGCGCCGAAGTCGAGAACGCGCTCGCCGCCCACCCGGCGATCGCGGAGGTCGCCGTCATCGGGCGCCCGGACGAGAAATGGGGCGAGGTCCCCGTCGCGGTCGTCGCCCTCGGCGCGGCCGAGCAGACCGACCTTGACCTGCGCGAGCTCGACGCGTTCCTCGACGAACGGCTCGCCCGGTACAAGCATCCGAAGGCCGTCGAGGTCGTTGATGCGTTGCCGCGCAACCCCGCCGGCAAAGTCCTGAAAACCGAACTGCGCGCGCGGTTTGGGGCCGACAGGTGGGCTGACGCCGCTGAAAGTAGCTCTGAGGGAACGGTTTCTGCTGCGCCACAGCCGAATTAG